From Vibrio artabrorum, a single genomic window includes:
- a CDS encoding chemotaxis protein CheX has product MRAEFVNPFLASLMNVLKTMASLELKPQKPRVKKDEIARGDVSGLIGMVGTQSRGSMSITFDESLALEIMENMLGERPNGLNEEVTDMVGEITNMVTGGAKRILAESGFDFDMATPIVVSGKGHTIRHKCEGAIIIMPFTSQWGNAFIEICFE; this is encoded by the coding sequence ATGCGCGCTGAATTTGTAAACCCGTTTTTAGCTTCTTTAATGAATGTACTAAAAACGATGGCTTCCTTAGAGTTAAAGCCACAAAAACCGAGAGTTAAGAAAGATGAAATCGCTCGTGGTGATGTTTCTGGCCTGATTGGTATGGTTGGAACACAGTCTAGAGGCTCGATGTCGATCACTTTTGATGAGAGCCTTGCCCTAGAGATCATGGAAAACATGCTAGGCGAGCGACCAAATGGCTTAAACGAAGAAGTGACCGATATGGTGGGTGAAATTACCAACATGGTGACTGGCGGTGCCAAGCGCATTCTTGCTGAAAGCGGGTTCGATTTCGATATGGCGACCCCGATTGTTGTTTCTGGTAAAGGCCATACTATTCGTCACAAGTGTGAAGGGGCTATCATCATCATGCCGTTCACCTCTCAATGGGGCAATGCTTTCATCGAGATCTGTTTCGAATAA
- the zur gene encoding zinc uptake transcriptional repressor Zur has product MDHTLIEQVEGICTSRGVRLTPQRKRVFELIFSNRKASSAYELLEQLKVSEPQAKPPTVYRALDFLLEQGFIHRVESTNSFICCCSCNAKQHFSQLLICDKCGTVIELQDDALIKQLAKNAEKHGFQLTNHVIESHGICQTCSSDMKE; this is encoded by the coding sequence TTGGACCACACATTAATAGAGCAAGTTGAAGGGATATGTACATCGCGAGGAGTTAGGCTAACACCTCAGAGAAAACGAGTGTTTGAACTCATTTTCTCTAATAGGAAAGCCTCTAGTGCTTATGAATTGTTAGAGCAATTGAAAGTCAGTGAACCGCAAGCTAAACCTCCTACCGTTTATCGCGCTTTAGATTTTTTGTTGGAACAAGGCTTCATTCATCGAGTTGAGTCAACCAATAGCTTTATATGTTGCTGTTCATGTAATGCGAAGCAACATTTTTCGCAGCTCTTAATTTGCGATAAGTGTGGCACAGTCATAGAGCTACAAGACGATGCTCTTATCAAGCAACTCGCTAAAAACGCCGAGAAGCACGGTTTTCAATTAACGAATCACGTTATTGAGTCTCATGGCATTTGCCAAACTTGCTCCTCTGATATGAAAGAATAA
- the alr gene encoding alanine racemase, producing the protein MTYMKAATASIDLNALEHNLNQIKLKAPQCKVMSVVKANGYGHGLLHIAKHSKSSDAFGVARIEEALQLRAGGIVKPILLLEGFYSSCDLPILVTNNIQTVVHCEEQLSALENADLETPVVVWLKVDSGMHRLGVRPEQYQNFVERLHQCANVAKPLRYMSHFGCADELDRSTTVEQTALFLSLTEGCEGERSLAASAGLLAWPDSHLDWVRPGIISYGVSPFVDKSAQALGFLPVMTLTSHLIAVRDVKAGESVGYGANWTSERDTKVGVIAIGYGDGYPRTAPNGTPVFVNGRKVPIAGRVSMDMLTVDLGPDAADKVGDEATLWGKDLPSEEVAEHIGTIAYELVTKLTSRVAMEYVK; encoded by the coding sequence ATGACTTACATGAAAGCGGCAACGGCGAGCATTGACTTAAACGCGCTCGAACATAACCTGAACCAGATAAAGTTGAAGGCTCCTCAGTGCAAGGTCATGTCGGTTGTGAAAGCCAACGGCTACGGACACGGCTTACTGCATATCGCCAAGCATTCAAAAAGCTCTGATGCTTTTGGTGTGGCGCGTATTGAAGAAGCACTGCAACTTCGTGCTGGTGGCATTGTTAAACCTATTTTGTTACTGGAAGGGTTTTACTCTTCGTGCGATTTGCCAATCTTGGTGACCAATAACATCCAAACTGTGGTGCACTGTGAAGAGCAATTAAGCGCACTAGAGAATGCGGATTTGGAAACACCCGTTGTGGTATGGCTAAAAGTCGACAGTGGTATGCACCGATTAGGTGTTCGCCCTGAGCAATATCAGAACTTTGTTGAGCGTTTGCATCAATGTGCGAATGTTGCCAAACCTCTGCGTTACATGAGCCACTTCGGTTGTGCGGATGAACTGGATAGATCCACCACCGTTGAACAGACAGCGCTTTTCTTGTCTCTTACCGAAGGTTGTGAAGGGGAGCGTTCACTGGCTGCCTCTGCGGGTTTACTCGCTTGGCCAGACAGTCACCTTGATTGGGTTCGACCGGGAATCATCTCTTACGGTGTCTCTCCGTTTGTGGATAAATCAGCGCAAGCGCTAGGTTTTCTACCTGTGATGACCCTGACCTCACACCTGATTGCCGTTCGTGATGTAAAAGCCGGTGAAAGTGTCGGTTATGGCGCTAACTGGACCAGTGAGCGTGATACCAAGGTTGGTGTTATCGCGATTGGTTACGGAGATGGCTACCCTCGCACTGCGCCTAACGGCACGCCAGTGTTCGTTAACGGTCGAAAAGTACCGATCGCAGGACGAGTATCAATGGACATGCTAACGGTCGATCTCGGCCCTGATGCGGCCGATAAAGTCGGTGATGAAGCGACATTATGGGGTAAAGATTTACCTTCAGAAGAAGTGGCTGAACATATCGGCACTATCGCTTACGAGTTAGTCACTAAACTGACTTCACGTGTTGCGATGGAATATGTGAAGTAA
- the pgi gene encoding glucose-6-phosphate isomerase — MLKNINPTQTQAWKALTAHFESAQDMDMKELFAQDAKRFESFSARFGSDILVDYSKNLIDAETMQHLFALANETEVKSAIEAMFGGDAINKTEGRSVLHTALRNRSDKPVMVDGKDVMPAVNAVLAKMELFTHRIVSGEWKGYTGKAITDVVNIGIGGSDLGPYMVTEALTPYKTRLNMHFVSNVDGTHVVETLKPLNPETTLFLVASKTFTTQETMTNAHSARDWFLAEAGDNAHVAKHFAALSTNATAVAEFGIDTDNMFEFWDWVGGRYSLWSAIGLSISLSVGFDNFVELLEGAHEMDNHFASTEFESNIPVILALIGIWYNNFHGAESEAILPYDQYMHRFAAYFQQGNMESNGKFVDRDGNPVEYQTGPIIWGEPGTNGQHAFYQLIHQGTKLIPSDFIAPAISHNPASDHHQKLMSNFFAQTEALAFGKTKETVEAEFLAAGKTAEEVAELVPFKVFEGNRPTNSILVKQITPRALGNLIAMYEHKIFVQGVIWNIFSFDQWGVELGKQLANQILPELADDAQVTSHDSSTNGLINAFKALKA; from the coding sequence ATGTTGAAAAATATCAACCCAACGCAAACACAAGCGTGGAAAGCTCTAACGGCACATTTTGAGTCTGCTCAAGATATGGATATGAAAGAGCTGTTTGCTCAAGATGCAAAGCGTTTCGAGAGTTTTTCTGCTCGTTTCGGTTCAGACATCTTAGTCGATTACTCTAAGAACCTTATCGACGCTGAAACGATGCAGCACCTATTTGCTCTTGCGAACGAGACTGAAGTTAAGTCAGCAATCGAAGCAATGTTCGGCGGTGATGCAATCAACAAGACTGAAGGTCGTTCAGTTCTTCACACGGCTCTACGTAACCGTAGCGACAAGCCAGTAATGGTGGATGGCAAAGACGTAATGCCAGCCGTGAACGCAGTACTCGCAAAAATGGAACTGTTCACACACCGCATCGTTTCTGGTGAGTGGAAAGGTTACACAGGAAAAGCGATCACGGATGTTGTGAACATCGGCATCGGCGGTTCGGACCTTGGTCCATACATGGTGACTGAAGCACTCACGCCATACAAAACGCGCCTAAACATGCACTTCGTTTCGAACGTAGACGGCACTCACGTCGTTGAGACGCTTAAGCCTCTCAACCCAGAAACAACGCTATTCTTAGTGGCATCAAAAACATTCACGACTCAAGAAACAATGACTAACGCGCACTCTGCACGTGATTGGTTCTTGGCGGAAGCGGGTGATAACGCTCATGTTGCTAAGCACTTCGCAGCACTATCAACCAACGCAACAGCGGTCGCTGAGTTTGGTATTGATACTGACAACATGTTCGAATTCTGGGACTGGGTTGGTGGTCGTTACTCACTATGGTCTGCAATCGGTCTTTCTATCTCACTATCTGTTGGCTTCGATAACTTCGTTGAGCTACTAGAAGGTGCTCACGAGATGGATAACCACTTTGCTTCAACTGAGTTTGAAAGCAATATTCCAGTAATCCTTGCGCTTATCGGTATTTGGTACAACAACTTCCACGGCGCAGAGTCAGAAGCAATTCTACCTTACGATCAATACATGCACCGTTTTGCGGCTTACTTCCAGCAAGGCAACATGGAATCGAACGGTAAATTTGTGGATCGTGACGGCAACCCAGTAGAGTACCAAACAGGTCCTATCATCTGGGGTGAACCTGGTACAAACGGCCAGCACGCTTTCTACCAACTGATTCACCAAGGCACTAAGCTGATCCCATCAGACTTCATCGCGCCGGCTATCAGCCACAACCCAGCCTCTGATCACCACCAGAAGCTAATGTCTAACTTCTTTGCTCAAACGGAAGCTCTCGCTTTCGGTAAGACAAAAGAGACAGTAGAAGCTGAATTTCTAGCTGCGGGCAAAACAGCTGAAGAAGTGGCTGAGCTAGTACCTTTCAAAGTCTTTGAAGGTAACCGCCCAACGAACTCAATTCTTGTTAAGCAAATTACCCCTCGCGCTTTAGGTAACTTAATCGCGATGTACGAGCACAAGATCTTCGTTCAAGGTGTTATCTGGAACATCTTCAGCTTCGACCAATGGGGTGTAGAACTTGGTAAGCAACTGGCGAACCAAATTCTTCCAGAGCTGGCTGACGATGCGCAAGTAACGTCTCACGACAGCTCAACGAACGGTCTCATCAACGCATTTAAAGCACTTAAAGCTTAA
- a CDS encoding replicative DNA helicase: MDTKSQKSANAQVDAIKVPPHSLEAEQSVIGGLLLDNERWDTVAEKVVAKDFYSRPHRLIFEAAKDILEDSSPLDLITLSEHLELREQLEEVGGFAYLADLAKNTPSAANINAYADIVAQRALVRSLIGVANEIADSGYDPQGRTSEELVDLAESKVFAIAEGRASENEGPQNVDSILEKTLERIEILYKTPQDGVTGVDTGFNDLNKKTAGLQGSDLIIVAARPSMGKTTFAMNLCENAAMKQDKPVLIFSLEMPAEQLMMRMLASLSRVDQTKIRTGQLDDEDWARISSSMGILMDKKNMYIDDSSGLTPTEVRSRARRIAREHDGLSMIMIDYLQLMRVPSLSDNRTLEIAEISRSLKALAKELNVPVVALSQLNRSLEQRADKRPVNSDLRESGSIEQDADLIMFIYRDEVYNPDSSLKGIAEIILGKQRNGPIGSVRLTFQGQHSRFDNYAGPAFDDE; the protein is encoded by the coding sequence GTGGATACCAAAAGTCAGAAATCAGCCAACGCTCAGGTGGATGCCATCAAGGTCCCGCCACATTCATTAGAAGCTGAGCAATCTGTTATTGGCGGTTTGTTATTGGATAACGAACGCTGGGATACAGTTGCCGAAAAGGTCGTGGCCAAAGACTTTTATAGTCGTCCTCACCGTCTGATCTTTGAAGCGGCAAAAGACATCCTTGAAGACAGCTCTCCTCTGGATCTCATTACACTCTCTGAGCATTTAGAGTTGCGAGAGCAATTAGAGGAAGTCGGTGGCTTTGCCTACCTTGCCGATCTCGCGAAAAACACACCCAGTGCGGCCAACATCAATGCGTATGCAGATATCGTGGCACAGCGTGCACTTGTGCGCAGCCTGATTGGAGTGGCGAATGAAATAGCAGATTCAGGTTACGATCCTCAAGGTCGTACATCGGAAGAGTTGGTTGACTTGGCTGAAAGTAAAGTTTTCGCGATTGCCGAAGGCCGAGCGAGTGAAAATGAAGGGCCACAAAACGTTGATAGCATTCTAGAGAAGACGCTAGAACGTATCGAGATTCTGTACAAAACCCCACAAGATGGTGTGACCGGTGTTGATACTGGCTTTAATGATCTCAACAAGAAGACAGCAGGCCTACAGGGTTCTGACTTAATCATTGTTGCTGCGCGTCCATCGATGGGTAAAACCACGTTTGCGATGAACTTGTGTGAAAATGCGGCGATGAAACAAGACAAGCCTGTGTTGATTTTCTCGCTAGAGATGCCAGCCGAACAGTTGATGATGCGTATGTTGGCCTCACTTTCTCGCGTAGACCAAACCAAGATTCGTACCGGTCAGTTAGACGATGAAGATTGGGCTCGTATCTCATCGAGTATGGGTATTCTGATGGATAAGAAGAATATGTATATCGATGACAGCTCGGGCTTAACACCAACAGAGGTGCGCTCGCGTGCTCGACGTATCGCTCGTGAGCATGATGGTCTCTCGATGATCATGATAGATTACCTTCAGTTAATGCGTGTCCCTTCGCTATCGGATAACCGTACTCTAGAAATTGCGGAAATTTCGCGCTCGCTCAAAGCACTCGCAAAAGAACTGAACGTTCCGGTTGTGGCACTTTCTCAGCTTAACCGTTCCCTAGAGCAACGTGCTGATAAGCGCCCAGTCAACTCGGATTTGCGTGAATCAGGTTCGATTGAGCAAGATGCCGATTTGATCATGTTCATCTATCGCGATGAGGTTTATAACCCAGACAGTTCACTAAAAGGCATCGCTGAGATTATCCTTGGTAAGCAACGTAACGGTCCTATTGGTTCGGTTCGTTTGACATTCCAAGGGCAACACTCCCGATTTGATAATTATGCAGGTCCTGCATTTGATGATGAGTAA
- a CDS encoding secondary thiamine-phosphate synthase enzyme YjbQ: protein MWLQKTIYLNPRKRGFHLITDEIEQQVNDINGLSVGLLHLFIQHTSASLTLNENADPTVRTDMESHFNQFAPERAPYYRHIDEGDDDMPAHIKASTLGTSVTIPITNGRLALGTWQGIYLGEHRDCGGSRTVIATIQGESF, encoded by the coding sequence ATGTGGCTGCAGAAAACGATATACCTAAACCCACGAAAGCGGGGATTTCATCTCATTACTGATGAAATTGAACAACAGGTAAACGATATCAATGGTCTATCTGTTGGTTTACTACATCTCTTTATTCAACATACCTCGGCCAGTCTTACCCTCAATGAGAATGCCGATCCGACAGTCCGTACCGATATGGAGTCGCACTTCAATCAGTTTGCTCCCGAGCGAGCCCCCTACTACAGACACATCGATGAAGGCGATGATGACATGCCCGCCCACATTAAAGCATCGACACTTGGCACCAGTGTGACAATACCGATAACGAACGGTCGTTTAGCTTTAGGAACATGGCAAGGCATTTACTTAGGTGAGCATCGCGATTGTGGTGGCAGCCGTACGGTGATTGCGACCATTCAAGGTGAGTCGTTTTAG